Proteins found in one Choloepus didactylus isolate mChoDid1 chromosome 3, mChoDid1.pri, whole genome shotgun sequence genomic segment:
- the LOC119530217 gene encoding purine nucleoside phosphorylase-like, with the protein MEKEFTYEDYQSTAEWLLSHTEHRPQGAVICGSGLGGLADKVTQAQAFEYSEIPSFPQSTVPHHAGRLVFGFLNGRACVVMQGRFHFYKGYPLWKVTFPVRVFQLMGVDTLVVTNAAGGLNPRFEVGDIMMICDHINMLGFSGQSPLRGPSDERFGPRFPAVSDAYDRNLRQKAHWAWKQMGEQRELQEGTCVMLGGPNFETIAECRLLLNLGADAVGMSTVPEVIVARHCGLRNFGFSLITNKVIMSYESLQKANHEEVLQSGKQAAEKLEQFVSILMASILSCDKAI; encoded by the coding sequence ATGGAGAAAGAGTTCACATATGAAGATTACCAGAGCACTGCAGAATGGCTTCTGTCCCACACCGAGCACCGACCTCAAGGGGCAGTGATCTGTGGCTCTGGGTTAGGAGGTCTGGCGGATAAAGTAACTCAGGCCCAGGCCTTTGAATACAGTGAGATACCCAGCTTTCCTCAAAGTACAGTACCACATCATGCTGGACGACTGGTGTTTGGGTTCCTGAATGGCCGAGCCTGTGTGGTGATGCAGGGCAGATTCCACTTTTATAAAGGCTACCCACTCTGGAAAGTAACGTTCCCAGTGAGGGTTTTCCAGCTTATGGGTGTGGACACCCTAGTGGTCACCAATGCAGCTGGAGGGCTTAACCCCAGGTTTGAGGTTGGAGATATCATGATGATCTGTGATCATATCAACATGCTTGGTTTCTCTGGCCAGAGCCCTCTCAGAGGCCCCAGTGATGAAAGGTTTGGCCCTCGTTTTCCTGCTGTGTCTGATGCTTATGACCGCAATCTGAGGCAGAAGGCTCACTGGGCCTGGAAACAAATGGGGGAGCAGCGAGAGCTACAGGAAGGCACCTGTGTGATGTTGGGAGGCCCTAACTTTGAAACCATTGCAGAGTGTCGTCTGCTGCTGAACCTGGGGGCTGACGCTGTTGGCATGAGCACAGTACCAGAAGTTATAGTTGCACGGCACTGTGGACTTCGAAATTTTGGCTTTTCTCTCATCACTAACAAGGTTATTATGAGTTATGAGAGCTTACAGAAGGCTAATCATGAGGAAGTACTGCAATCCGGGAAACAAgctgcagagaaattggaacaattTGTGTCCATTCTTATGGCTAGCATTCTATCCTGTGACAAGGCCATTTGA